ATTCCTGTTCCTTAATGCTGAAATACCCTTGATCTTCTTTTTAACCTCCTTCCCAGTATCCTTTACTAAGAAAATTATTATCAAGATGCTCAACGCGCCTGGGAGAGCAGAGAGGAGAAAAATCCTTCTATATGCAACATCAGCTGGATACTTCACGAATAAAGCCAAGAGACCTATGGCAACCAACGGCCCAGCAACAGCCCCCATGGTGTCCATCATCCTGTGAAAGCCAAAGGATTTGCCTGTTTTCCCTTTTTCAGTTGACTCCGCTATTAAGGCGTCTCTCGGAGCTGTCCTAATCCCTTTTCCAACCCTATCAACGATCCTCAAGCTCAGAAAGTCCCACCAGGAGTGTGTAAAAGCTAAAGCACCCTTGGAAATCGTTGAAAGGGCATAACCCAAAGTTACAAAAACCTTCCTTTGCCTGAATTTATCACTGATGTATCCAAAAACGACCTTAAAGAGGGAGCTCAGGCTTTCAATGAGCCCCATTATTGAACCACTCGCAAGCTTCCCAACATTTAACACACCGGTCAGATATGCCGGAACAATCGGTGCAATCATCTCACTGCTCATATCGTTGAGAAAGCTTACAAGTCCCAGCAAGAATACGTTCCAGCTTATTCCAAAGATTTTCTTTTCTTTATCCATTGCAATCACCTAAGATTTCGTTGCAAAGCTCTTTAACTTTCTTTTTTCCCTCTTCCAAGACTTCCAGGCCTTTTGGAGTTATCTCGTAAAGCCGGATTCTCCTTCCATCCCTAACTTCCCATCTGCTCTTTAAAAGTCCAGAAACCTCCATTTTATGCAAGAGCGGATATATCGTCCCAGGACTAACCTTATAACCATGTTTTTTCAGTTCTTCAATCATGAACGTCCCGGTTATCGGCTCTTTGCTTGCGTGATGCAGTATGTGCAGTCCCATGAAGCCAAGCAAGATGCGGCGTATCATATCGAACACCGATATCGAATTCTGATATCATATCTTAAAAACTTTGCCCCTGTATAAAACCAAAATCAAGAGAGAATCAAAGCTCGAGCACATGCTTTTCCAAAACGTAGCAGTAAAATTTTCCTCCCAGAACCTTTTCATTTTCCTGATTGAAAACTTCAAC
Above is a genomic segment from Thermococcus sp. SY098 containing:
- a CDS encoding MFS transporter, translated to MDKEKKIFGISWNVFLLGLVSFLNDMSSEMIAPIVPAYLTGVLNVGKLASGSIMGLIESLSSLFKVVFGYISDKFRQRKVFVTLGYALSTISKGALAFTHSWWDFLSLRIVDRVGKGIRTAPRDALIAESTEKGKTGKSFGFHRMMDTMGAVAGPLVAIGLLALFVKYPADVAYRRIFLLSALPGALSILIIIFLVKDTGKEVKKKIKGISALRNRNLKLFLVVVAIGALGRYSYAFTMWKAQELGYSIVQSLGFYALFNVIYALSAYPIGVYSDKIGKKIIITAGFGVATLAALMFAYAKTLWMLLAGFILYGIYLAIEDTIPRAYMADLAKDFEKGTIIGAYHTVFGVFVFPASVIAGWLWQSYSLKYSFLYAAAMSTLAMILMIEVVKEEES
- a CDS encoding PadR family transcriptional regulator → MIRRILLGFMGLHILHHASKEPITGTFMIEELKKHGYKVSPGTIYPLLHKMEVSGLLKSRWEVRDGRRIRLYEITPKGLEVLEEGKKKVKELCNEILGDCNG